The following proteins are co-located in the Salvia splendens isolate huo1 unplaced genomic scaffold, SspV2 ctg884, whole genome shotgun sequence genome:
- the LOC121791723 gene encoding adenylate isopentenyltransferase 3, chloroplastic-like has product MKISFSAPKQILPSLHIPQLIRRAPPKEKVVVVLGVTGAGKSRLSIDLATRFSAEIINSDKMQVYQGLEITTNKITDEERRGVPHHLLDLADPESDFTAADFRTMASFSLRSIHSRRQLPIVVGGSNSFVEALVDSSFRSRYDCCFLWVDAAMPVLHSFVSDRVDRMVERGMIEEVRAFYRPNADYSRGIRRAIGVPELDEYFRIESECGAGEARARALAAAIDEIKMNTSRLACRQLEKIRRLRNTREWGMHRLDATEVFRKRGGEAEAAWDSVVAETAELIVSRFYYDSEPEVYGGVVAMRSGARPMMAATAS; this is encoded by the coding sequence atgaaaatatcattCTCTGCACCCAAACAAATACTGCCATCTCTACACATACCTCAGCTCATCCGCCGCGCTCCGCCGAaggagaaggtggtggtggtgctcGGCGTCACCGGCGCCGGAAAATCGCGCCTCTCGATCGACCTCGCCACTCGATTCTCCGCGGAGATCATCAATTCCGACAAAATGCAGGTCTACCAAGGGCTTGAAATCACCACCAACAAAATCACCGACGAGGAGCGCCGCGGCGTGCCGCACCACCTCCTCGACCTCGCCGATCCGGAATCCGACTTCACCGCAGCGGATTTCCGCACGATGGCATCGTTCTCGCTGCGGTCTATCCACAGCCGCCGCCAGCTCCCGATCGTCGTCGGAGGATCGAACTCGTTCGTGGAGGCGCTCGTAGATTCCAGCTTCCGATCGCGCTACGATTGCTGCTTCCTGTGGGTGGACGCCGCGATGCCGGTGCTCCACTCGTTCGTCTCCGATCGCGTCGATCGGATGGTGGAGAGAGggatgattgaagaagttaGGGCTTTTTACCGGCCAAACGCCGACTATTCGCGTGGGATCCGCCGCGCGATCGGCGTGCCCGAGCTCGATGAGTATTTCCGAATCGAATCGGAGTGCGGCGCCGGGGAGGCTCGCGCTAGGGCTCTCGCGGCTGCTATCGACGAGATCAAGATGAACACGAGCAGGCTCGCGTGCCGGCAGCTGGAGAAGATCCGCCGGCTGAGGAACACCAGAGAGTGGGGGATGCACCGCCTCGACGCGACGGAGGTGTTCAGGAAGCGCGGCggggaggcggaggcggcgtgGGATAGCGTGGTGGCGGAGACGGCTGAATTGATAGTGAGTAGATTCTACTACGATTCCGAGCCGGAGGTTTACGGCGGCGTGGTGGCGATGAGGAGCGGTGCGCGGCCGATGATGGCGGCGACGGCGTCTTAA